Proteins found in one Triticum urartu cultivar G1812 chromosome 4, Tu2.1, whole genome shotgun sequence genomic segment:
- the LOC125551233 gene encoding uncharacterized protein LOC125551233 isoform X1: MDVLSKRFALFGFIAGWSIATSAETGPTFQLALVLVSCIYFLNDKMKEPWQGVCYRAWTLCEWLDSRFAAWIDCFKRNLLHFYYDSDFRSKLKQFGLQQVQASLLCLFQGSELNLQVIRFCQC, translated from the exons ATGGATGTCTTGTCAAAAAGATTCGCTCTCTTCGGCTTTATTGCTGGGTGGAGCATCGCAACCTCTGCTGAGACTGGACCTACCTTCCAG CTTGCACTGGTACTCGTCTCATGCATATACTTTCTCAACGACAAGATGAAAGAACCTTGGCAGGGCGTCTGCTACAGG GCTTGGACTCTTTGCGAGTGGCTGGATAGTAGGTTCGCTG CATGGATAGATTGTTTCAAGAGGAATTTACTGCACTTTTATTATGATTCAGATTTCAGAAGTAAGCTAAAACAATTTGGTTTGCAGCAGGTTCAGGCAAGTCTTTTGTGTTTGTTTCAAGGTTCAGAA TTGAATCTCCAAGTTATAAGATTCTGTCAGTGTTGA
- the LOC125551233 gene encoding uncharacterized protein LOC125551233 isoform X2, which translates to MDVLSKRFALFGFIAGWSIATSAETGPTFQLALVLVSCIYFLNDKMKEPWQGVCYRAWTLCEWLDSRFAAWIDCFKRNLLHFYYDSDFRSKLKQFGLQQVQLNLQVIRFCQC; encoded by the exons ATGGATGTCTTGTCAAAAAGATTCGCTCTCTTCGGCTTTATTGCTGGGTGGAGCATCGCAACCTCTGCTGAGACTGGACCTACCTTCCAG CTTGCACTGGTACTCGTCTCATGCATATACTTTCTCAACGACAAGATGAAAGAACCTTGGCAGGGCGTCTGCTACAGG GCTTGGACTCTTTGCGAGTGGCTGGATAGTAGGTTCGCTG CATGGATAGATTGTTTCAAGAGGAATTTACTGCACTTTTATTATGATTCAGATTTCAGAAGTAAGCTAAAACAATTTGGTTTGCAGCAGGTTCAG TTGAATCTCCAAGTTATAAGATTCTGTCAGTGTTGA